A genome region from Prionailurus bengalensis isolate Pbe53 chromosome B4, Fcat_Pben_1.1_paternal_pri, whole genome shotgun sequence includes the following:
- the PTF1A gene encoding pancreas transcription factor 1 subunit alpha, translating to MDAVLLEHFPGGLDAFPSPYFDEEDFFTDQSSRDPLEDGDELLADEQAEVEFLSHQLHEYCYRDGACLLLQPAPSAAPHALAPPPSGGPGEPEDGGGGYCCDAGAPPGGFPYSPGSPPACLAYPCAGAAVLSPEARLRGLSGAAAAAAARRRRRVRSEAELQQLRQAANVRERRRMQSINDAFEGLRSHIPTLPYEKRLSKVDTLRLAIGYINFLSELVQADLPLRGGGAGGGGGPGGGGRLGGDSPGSQTQKVIICHRGTRSPSPSDPDYGLPPLAGHSLSWTDEKQLKEQNIIRTAKVWTPEDPRKLTSKSPFNNIENEPPFEFVS from the exons ATGGACGCGGTGCTGCTAGAGCACTTCCCCGGGGGCCTGGACGCCTTCCCGTCTCCTTACTTTGACGAGGAGGACTTCTTCACCGACCAGTCCTCTCGGGACCCGCTGGAGGACGGCGATGAGCTGCTGGCGGACGAGCAGGCGGAGGTGGAGTTCCTCAGCCACCAGCTGCACGAGTACTGCTACCGCGACGGGGCGTGCCTGCTGCTGCAGCCCGCGCCCTCGGCGGCCCCGCACGCGCTCGCCCCGCCGCCCTCGGGGGGCCCCGGCGAGCCGGAGGACGGCGGCGGCGGCTACTGCTGCGACGCAGGGGCGCCCCCCGGCGGCTTCCCCTACTCGCCCGGCTCGCCGCCCGCGTGCCTGGCCTACCCGTGCGCGGGGGCGGCCGTGCTGTCCCCCGAGGCCCGGCTGCGCGGCCTgagcggggcggcggcggcggcggcggcgcggcggcggcggcgggtgCGCTCCGAGGCCGAGCTGCAGCAGCTGCGGCAGGCGGCCAACGTGCGCGAGCGGCGGCGCATGCAGTCCATCAACGACGCCTTCGAGGGGCTGCGCTCCCACATCCCCACGCTGCCCTACGAGAAGCGCCTCTCCAAGGTGGACACGCTGCGCCTGGCCATCGGCTACATCAACTTCCTCAGCGAGCTGGTGCAGGCCGACCTGCCGCtgcgcggcggcggcgcgggcggcggcggggggccgGGAGGCGGCGGGCGCCTGGGCGGGGACAGCCCGGGCAGCCAGACCCAGAAGGTCATCATCTGCCATCGGGGCACCC ggtccccctcccccagcgaCCCGGATTatggcctccctcccctggcagGACACTCCCTCTCATGGACTGATGAGAAGCAactcaaagaacaaaatattatCCGAACAGCCAAAGTGTGGACCCCAGAGGACCCCAGAAAACTCACCAGCAAATCTCCCTTCAACAACATAGAAAACGAACCGCCTTTTGAGTTTGTGTCCTGA